The Argopecten irradians isolate NY chromosome 6, Ai_NY, whole genome shotgun sequence genome has a window encoding:
- the LOC138326020 gene encoding uncharacterized protein → MDMMSNFNGPQRKSQGEGKDMMQCHKPELLNYTHSVAMNEIDRMNRDLNSLKEVMIKHSVRCHMLEVDLAMQFSPDLQVALRSTEQDCGKCRAALLKHDDEQPSSMTDKEEEVHLTE, encoded by the exons ATGGATATGATGTCAAATTTCAATGGGCCACAGAGGAAAAG TCAAGGCGAAGGCAAAGATATGATGCAATGTCACAAACCCGAACTTCTAAACTACACACACAGTGTGGCCATGAATGAAATAGACCGCATGAACCGAGATCTGAACAGTCTGAAGGAGGTCATGATCAAACAcagtg tGCGCTGTCATATGCTGGAGGTTGACCTGGCCATGCAATTTAGCCCAGACTTACAGGTTGCTCTCCGATCAACTGAACAGGACTGCGGTAAATGTAGAGCGGCTCTACTGAAACATGACGATGAACAGCCATCGAGTATGACCGACAAAGAGGAGGAAGTTCATCTCACAGAATAA
- the LOC138326025 gene encoding serine/threonine-protein phosphatase 6 regulatory ankyrin repeat subunit A-like: protein MDDFEDIFWDQQGELESESEMTEEDILLQAIDNHDLVTAENLLRVKGISPNFDRRRRSPICRVACLGHEDMLELLISNQTCLTKPCKQDRMWLRQPIHLAASKGFSNIVQRLVECGVDINSKDSDHRTPLHWAATYGRTDTAQLLLQKGAVVNVTQSDGFTPLHAATCLGHLNVSKVLMDNGAKVNKVDAEGWTALHTAVCYGHPKMVDLLLDYGSSVTAVTSDQNTILHVAASSGYYRVMEILLTYDLDLDKRNMQGFTPFHLAFSHSKIEACKLLIKHGADTQTLDCNGQSPLYLAASRMNIDLVHLLLESGYDFSKEKWIRDKKFPFEIKKLPDLCEMLIDTANNPRSLQHIACFRIRKLIPGSIVPKIETLPLPKSLMDILAFKCGQFS, encoded by the coding sequence ATGGATGattttgaagatattttttGGGACCAACAAGGAGAGTTAGAATCCGAGAGTGAAATGACGGAGGAGGATATATTACTGCAAGCTATTGACAACCATGATCTTGTCACAGCGGAGAACCTTCTCAGGGTCAAAGGTATCTCACCAAATTTTGATCGTCGTCGGAGAAGTCCGATTTGTCGTGTTGCTTGTCTAGGACATGAGGACATGTTGGAACTACTGATATCCAACCAGACATGCCTGACCAAGCCATGTAAACAAGACAGGATGTGGCTCAGACAGCCTATACATCTGGCTGCCTCGAAGGGCTTTTCTAACATCGTACAGCGTCTTGTTGAGTGTGGAGTAGATATAAATAGTAAAGACTCGGACCACCGCACACCCCTCCACTGGGCGGCGACCTACGGACGTACTGACACAGCTCAATTGCTGCTCCAAAAGGGAGCAGTAGTGAATGTTACACAAAGTGATGGATTTACCCCGCTACATGCTGCCACGTGCCTTGGTCACCTAAACGTTTCCAAGGTACTTATGGACAATGGTGCCAAAGTGAATAAGGTAGATGCAGAAGGTTGGACTGCGTTACATACAGCAGTGTGTTACGGACACCCAAAGATGGTTGATCTGCTCCTGGACTACGGTTCTAGTGTTACAGCAGTCACCTCGGATCAGAACACCATTCTACACGTGGCAGCTAGTAGTGGCTACTATAGAGTGATGGAGATCCTGTTGACTTATGATCTCGATCTAGACAAGAGAAACATGCAAGGTTTTACACCATTTCACCTGGCATTTTCTCACAGCAAGATTGAGGCTTGTAAACTTTTAATTAAACATGGAGCAGACACCCAGACCTTGGATTGTAACGGTCAGTCGCCTTTGTATCTGGCTGCGTCCAGGATGAATATAGATCTTGTCCATCTTCTCCTTGAATCTGGCTATGACTTTAGCAAGGAAAAATGGATTCGAGACAAAAAATTTCcatttgaaattaagaaattacCAGATCTATGTGAAATGTTGATAGATACTGCAAACAATCCCCGATCTCTACAGCATATTGCTTGTTTTAGAATTCGTAAGCTAATTCCTGGGAGTATTGTTCCAAAAATAGAGACTCTTCCTCTTCCCAAGAGCCTAATGGACATTCTAGCATTTAAATGTGGACAGTTCAGCTAG
- the LOC138326024 gene encoding serine/threonine-protein kinase mos-like, translating to MVMVKVRDETPDFHHSALLTPIRGRLTPHHHRHNSPKRGYLTPHRHGNSPANTPTRVVLTPHRHGYNSPAHTLKSLFGKYRHLRCSSPRINNLTPKSRRLSESKKDCLGATLRKPFLIKKKCSEDDDDSVFIKEDFKFGKLLGAGGFGSVYKANGKAGHDSIAIKVLKRPAMSKNADALFESFKAELRCMQLSHPNVVQSLGATPVTSFEEGAWVVMEYAGDRTLQTVINETPIVITIEMRLKYSMQIAQGLKYLHDNNVVHLDIKPANILISPDGVCKIGDLGCSQILEAETGKASPTQRSSLTGTFAYRAPELLCGDAPTRKADIYSFGVTMWQMLSRENPYGNENQHVVIFGVVAYGHRPTHPNMEDPSSFELCYRDLYTQCWDAVPENRPSVNELVKVLDVWKRNL from the coding sequence ATGGTTATGGTCAAAGTGAGAGACGAAACGCCGGATTTTCATCATAGTGCCCTACTTACTCCTATAAGGGGGCGCCTTACCCCTCATCATCATAGACACAATAGTCCTAAACGGGGATACCTTACCCCTCATCGCCATGGTAACAGTCCAGCCAATACCCCTACAAGGGTGGTCCTTACCCCCCATCGCCATGGATATAACAGTCCCGCACACACATTGAAGTCCTTGTTTGGAAAATACCGACATCTGCGGTGTTCTTCTCCTAGAATCAACAATCTTACACCAAAAAGCAGACGTTTGTCAGAATCCAAGAAAGACTGTCTCGGTGCCACACTCAGGAAACCATTCTTAATCAAGAAAAAGTGTTCCGAGGATGACGACGATTCTGTGTTTATAAAGGAAGATTTCAAATTTGGAAAACTTCTTGGAGCTGGGGGATTTGGTTCTGTGTATAAGGCAAATGGAAAAGCTGGGCATGATTCCATTGCCATTAAAGTGTTGAAGAGGCCTGCAATGAGCAAAAATGCCGATGCCTTGTTTGAAAGTTTCAAGGCTGAGCTTCGGTGCATGCAACTATCTCATCCTAACGTTGTCCAATCACTAGGAGCTACTCCCGTGACGTCATTTGAAGAAGGTGCATGGGTCGTTATGGAGTATGCTGGCGACCGAACTCTACAAACTGTTATTAACGAAACACCCATTGTCATCACGATTGAGATGCGGTTAAAATATTCGATGCAGATTGCACAAGGACTGAAATATCTCCATGACAACAACGTTGTCCATTTAGATATTAAACCGGCTAACATCCTCATCAGTCCTGATGGTGTGTGCAAAATCGGCGACCTCGGATGTTCCCAGATCTTAGAGGCGGAGACTGGAAAGGCAAGCCCGACTCAGAGGTCATCCCTCACCGGCACATTTGCATATCGCGCGCCAGAGCTACTTTGTGGTGACGCTCCCACCAGGAAGGCAGACATCTATTCCTTTGGTGTTACAATGTGGCAAATGTTATCTCGTGAAAATCCCTATGGTAACGAGAACCAGCACGTGGTGATATTCGGAGTTGTGGCTTACGGACACCGCCCAACACACCCAAATATGGAAGATCCAAGTTCGTTTGAACTTTGCTACCGTGACCTTTATACACAATGTTGGGATGCAGTTCCTGAAAACCGACCGTCTGTGAACGAGTTGGTGAAAGTGCTTGATGTGTGGAAGAGAAATCTCTAG
- the LOC138326029 gene encoding uncharacterized protein, with translation MRLNTLILTLACLTIQNNKDVQGLNCVVCTNIELDDSIAGFVVNPVLRLIPVVLNTRCNEASIQSRINTVTCPPDPDSGHYVYRCGAYTGNINIANAISNSSLRTINRQCVLMYEGLKDGCHPLSYVEDDASDFQKILQSLENLGAVGFEGDICLSDTTKAEQQVATCSRGHTTQYPSLVSSLCLMYVFLTWCN, from the exons ATGAGACTAAATACTTTGATTCTAACATTGGCGTGTTTGACAATCCAGAACAACAAGGATGTACAAG GATTGAATTGTGTGGTCTGCACCAATATAGAACTGGACGACTCTATCGCCGGATTTGTGGTCAATCCGGTACTGAGATTAATCCCTGTTGTACTGAACACCAGATGTAACGAAGCCTCCATCCAATCGCGCATCAACACCGTCACATGTCCCCCGGATCCCGATTCGGGGCATTATGTGTACAGATGTGGGGCCTACACCGGAAATATTAACATTGCGAATGCCATATcaa ATAGCTCACTGCGCACCATCAATAGACAATGTGTGCTGATGTACGAGGGTCTAAAGGATGGGTGTCATCCACTTTCCTATGTCGAAGATGACGCCTCGGATTTCCAGAAAATTCTACAAAGCCTTGAAAATTTAGGGGCTGTTGGATTCGAGGGGGATATTTGTCTGTCTGATACCACCAAGGCCGAGCAACAAGTCGCCACGTGTAGCCGAGGACATACAACTCAATACCCATCGCTTGTGAGTTCTCTCTGTTTGATGTATGTGTTTTTAACATGGTGTaattaa